The following coding sequences lie in one Sedimentibacter sp. MB35-C1 genomic window:
- the serS gene encoding serine--tRNA ligase produces the protein MLDLKFVRENPDIVKQNIKNKFQDNKLPLVDEVIALDVENREAKLKADTLRAERNKISKEIGGLMAKGKKEEAEELKKRVVANQEELAALEKKETELEAKILKIMMTIPNIIDPSVPLGKDDSENVEVEKFGEPLTPDFEVPYHTDIMDKFNGIDLESARKVAGNGFYYLMGDIARLHSAVISYARDFMIDRGFTYCVPPFMIRSEVVTGVMSFAEMDAMMYKIEGEDLYLIGTSEHSMIGKFIDTILPEESLPYSLTSYSPCFRKEKGAHGIEERGVYRIHQFEKQEMIVVCKPEDSPMWYDKLWQNTVDLFRTLDIPVRTLECCSGDLADLKVKSVDVEAWSPRQQKYFEVGSCSNLGDAQARRLKIRIADENKNKYFAHTLNNTVVAPPRMLIAFLENNLNADGSVNIPEALRPYMGGKTVIKCTV, from the coding sequence ATGTTAGATTTAAAATTTGTAAGAGAGAATCCTGATATAGTAAAACAAAACATAAAAAATAAATTTCAGGATAACAAACTGCCTTTGGTAGACGAAGTGATTGCTTTAGACGTTGAAAACAGGGAAGCAAAATTAAAAGCAGATACATTGAGAGCAGAAAGAAATAAGATTTCAAAAGAAATCGGCGGATTAATGGCAAAGGGAAAAAAGGAAGAGGCAGAAGAGCTGAAGAAAAGAGTTGTGGCAAATCAGGAAGAATTGGCTGCTCTTGAAAAAAAAGAAACAGAATTGGAAGCTAAAATACTCAAAATTATGATGACAATTCCCAACATCATAGATCCTAGCGTTCCATTAGGAAAAGATGACAGCGAGAATGTTGAAGTTGAAAAGTTTGGAGAGCCTTTAACTCCAGATTTTGAAGTTCCTTATCACACAGATATAATGGATAAATTCAACGGCATTGATCTGGAAAGCGCAAGAAAGGTTGCCGGTAACGGATTTTATTATTTAATGGGGGATATAGCAAGACTTCATTCGGCAGTTATCTCCTATGCCAGAGACTTCATGATTGATCGTGGATTTACCTACTGCGTTCCGCCATTTATGATACGCAGCGAGGTGGTTACAGGAGTTATGAGTTTTGCTGAAATGGATGCAATGATGTATAAAATTGAAGGTGAAGATTTATACTTAATAGGTACCAGCGAACACTCAATGATAGGAAAATTTATCGATACAATATTGCCAGAAGAATCACTTCCATACTCATTAACCAGCTATTCACCGTGCTTCAGAAAAGAAAAAGGAGCACACGGAATAGAGGAAAGAGGCGTTTACAGAATTCATCAATTTGAAAAACAGGAAATGATTGTTGTATGTAAACCTGAAGACAGCCCGATGTGGTACGATAAACTGTGGCAGAATACGGTTGATTTGTTCAGAACATTGGATATTCCGGTAAGAACACTGGAATGTTGCTCAGGAGATTTAGCAGATTTGAAAGTTAAATCAGTTGATGTTGAAGCATGGTCTCCAAGACAGCAGAAATATTTTGAAGTTGGAAGCTGTTCTAACCTTGGCGACGCTCAGGCAAGAAGACTGAAAATAAGAATTGCAGATGAAAATAAAAATAAATATTTTGCTCATACATTAAACAATACAGTGGTTGCGCCTCCGAGAATGCTGATAGCATTTTTAGAAAACAACTTGAATGCAGACGGCTCAGTAAATATTCCTGAAGCACTCAGACCGTATATGGGTGGTAAGACTGTTATTAAATGCACAGTTTAG
- the sdaAA gene encoding L-serine ammonia-lyase, iron-sulfur-dependent, subunit alpha, with protein sequence MFVSSGTELIDLCKKENISICEYAIRSEIERSDFTREEVIEKMRKSLQVMIDSSTTAQETEIKSVSGLIGGDAFRLKKYADSGKTLTGDFMVRAMARAISSSEVNAAMGRIVASPTAGSCGILPAVIISAAERLNKSEDDMINALFTASGVGIIIAKNATLAGAEGGCQAECGSAAAMGSAAVVEMMGGTPEQALDAAAIVLKNILGLVCDPVAGLVEVPCAKRNIAGAVSALSTADMAMAGVKSKIPFDEVVWAMYKVGKQMPPELRETAQGGVAITPTGEKLKKEIFGDKATYNSKI encoded by the coding sequence ATGTTTGTTTCAAGCGGCACAGAGTTAATAGATTTATGTAAAAAAGAAAATATTTCGATTTGTGAATATGCCATAAGGTCCGAAATCGAAAGATCTGATTTCACAAGAGAAGAAGTCATTGAAAAAATGAGAAAAAGTCTTCAGGTAATGATTGATTCCTCAACAACGGCACAAGAGACAGAAATTAAATCCGTGAGCGGTTTAATCGGCGGTGATGCTTTTAGACTAAAAAAATATGCCGACAGCGGTAAAACTTTGACAGGTGATTTTATGGTGCGAGCAATGGCCAGGGCTATTTCTTCATCTGAAGTCAACGCAGCAATGGGACGAATAGTGGCAAGCCCTACAGCCGGTTCATGCGGAATCCTTCCTGCTGTTATAATTTCTGCAGCAGAAAGGTTAAACAAGTCCGAGGACGACATGATCAATGCATTATTTACTGCATCCGGCGTAGGTATAATAATTGCAAAGAACGCTACATTGGCAGGAGCTGAAGGTGGTTGCCAAGCTGAATGCGGCTCGGCTGCGGCAATGGGATCAGCCGCAGTTGTAGAAATGATGGGAGGAACACCTGAGCAGGCTTTGGATGCTGCGGCAATTGTACTTAAAAATATCCTTGGGCTTGTTTGCGATCCAGTGGCAGGATTGGTTGAGGTTCCTTGTGCTAAGAGAAATATTGCTGGGGCGGTAAGTGCTCTTTCAACAGCGGATATGGCGATGGCAGGCGTAAAAAGCAAGATACCTTTTGACGAAGTTGTATGGGCTATGTACAAGGTAGGAAAGCAGATGCCTCCTGAGTTGAGAGAAACGGCTCAAGGCGGAGTTGCCATAACGCCAACAGGTGAAAAATTAAAAAAAGAAATATTTGGAGATAAGGCTACATATAATAGTAAAATTTAA
- the sdaAB gene encoding L-serine ammonia-lyase, iron-sulfur-dependent subunit beta: MRDYGVFDILGPIMIGPSSSHTAGAARLAKVASIIAGGEIVKAEFLLHGSFAQTYKGHGTDKALVAGILNMDPWDEDLKKSFEIAAENDIEIKFTETDLGDVHPNTVKFVLTKKDGQITEVTGSSIGGGNILIFNIDGQNVEFTGERPTILTQHRDLPGVISKISSILYNNNINIASMRVYRSAKGKMATMALETDSLISENIITQIRKIEEIENVKVINPIIEGGK; the protein is encoded by the coding sequence ATGCGAGATTATGGTGTTTTTGATATTCTTGGACCAATAATGATTGGGCCATCAAGTTCACATACTGCCGGTGCAGCAAGGTTAGCTAAGGTAGCTAGTATTATAGCAGGCGGAGAAATAGTTAAGGCCGAATTTTTGCTTCATGGTTCATTTGCTCAAACGTATAAAGGGCACGGAACAGATAAAGCTCTTGTAGCCGGAATACTTAATATGGATCCATGGGATGAAGATTTAAAAAAGTCATTTGAAATTGCGGCTGAAAATGATATAGAGATAAAATTTACCGAAACAGATTTGGGAGATGTTCATCCAAACACAGTCAAATTTGTTTTGACAAAAAAAGATGGACAAATAACAGAAGTAACTGGAAGTTCTATAGGTGGGGGAAATATTCTAATATTTAATATAGATGGGCAGAATGTTGAATTTACCGGTGAACGCCCTACAATATTGACGCAGCACAGAGATTTGCCTGGAGTTATATCAAAAATATCATCTATTTTATACAACAATAATATAAATATTGCCAGCATGAGAGTTTATAGAAGTGCAAAGGGGAAAATGGCAACAATGGCTCTGGAGACAGATAGCTTAATTTCGGAAAATATAATTACTCAAATCAGAAAAATAGAAGAAATCGAGAATGTTAAAGTCATAAATCCGATTATTGAAGGAGGTAAATGA
- a CDS encoding dicarboxylate/amino acid:cation symporter, with translation MTEKKFKLGLIPRIIIGIIAGLVFGSIAPLWFSRIFITISSIFGNFLGFIIPLLILGFVTAGIAELGTGAGKLLGVTVVIAYGFTLLSGIFAYFVGINMLPSFIVKGAVADITEGTAALEPYFTVEMPAIMPVVSALVLAFILGLGIAAVNNDPLRKAADGFQKIITKVIENIIIPLLPLYIVGIFINMTYTGQVATVFSVFWKVFLIVIAMHLIIIIVQFAIGTAISKKNLFSCLKIQITGYLTALGTQSSAATIPVNIRCSERMGISKGIREFVIPLCATTHMSGSTITLTTCAMSVMLLNGMPVSFNLFLGFIAMLGITIVAAPGVPGGAVMASLGVLEVVLGFTEPMIALMIALYIAQDSFGTACNVSGDQAVAMIVDTISK, from the coding sequence ATGACGGAAAAAAAATTCAAATTAGGGTTGATTCCCAGAATTATAATAGGTATTATAGCTGGATTGGTGTTTGGAAGTATTGCGCCACTTTGGTTCAGCAGAATTTTTATTACAATAAGCTCAATATTCGGAAACTTCCTGGGTTTCATCATACCGTTGCTTATACTAGGCTTTGTAACTGCCGGTATCGCTGAACTGGGAACAGGTGCAGGAAAACTTCTCGGCGTAACAGTTGTGATAGCATATGGTTTTACATTACTTTCAGGTATATTTGCATACTTTGTAGGCATTAATATGTTGCCTTCATTTATAGTAAAAGGCGCAGTAGCAGATATAACAGAAGGTACAGCTGCTTTAGAGCCGTATTTTACAGTTGAAATGCCTGCAATAATGCCTGTTGTTTCTGCATTGGTTCTAGCATTTATTCTGGGACTGGGAATTGCCGCTGTAAACAACGACCCTCTCAGAAAAGCTGCGGACGGATTTCAAAAGATTATAACAAAAGTAATTGAAAATATAATTATACCATTGCTTCCGCTCTATATTGTTGGTATATTTATAAATATGACATATACAGGTCAGGTTGCAACAGTATTTTCGGTATTTTGGAAAGTATTTTTAATAGTTATTGCAATGCATTTAATAATAATTATAGTTCAATTTGCTATAGGAACTGCAATTTCAAAGAAAAACTTATTTTCATGCTTGAAGATTCAGATAACAGGCTATTTGACAGCTTTGGGGACACAGTCGTCGGCTGCCACTATTCCGGTTAATATTAGGTGCTCTGAAAGAATGGGTATTTCAAAAGGAATAAGGGAATTTGTCATACCACTTTGCGCAACTACTCATATGTCAGGAAGTACAATTACACTTACTACATGTGCGATGTCTGTAATGCTGTTAAACGGAATGCCTGTGAGCTTTAACCTTTTCTTAGGATTTATAGCAATGCTGGGTATTACAATTGTTGCGGCTCCAGGAGTTCCCGGAGGTGCAGTTATGGCTTCACTAGGTGTTTTGGAAGTAGTTTTAGGATTTACGGAGCCAATGATTGCGTTAATGATTGCATTATACATTGCGCAGGACAGCTTCGGAACGGCGTGTAATGTATCAGGAGATCAGGCAGTTGCAATGATAGTTGACACAATATCTAAATAA
- a CDS encoding aldo/keto reductase — translation MKKVLLGNTGMYVSVIGFGGIPIQRVDQEYATKLIIEAKNRGINFIDTAQGYTVSEKYIGNALKEAGRENFYIATKSMSYDYNSMKKAIEKSLSDMQLDYIDLFQVHNVGKQEQLDMVLSEDGALKALLEAKEQGLIKHIGITGHLKELMMKAIEHDEFETIQFPFNPVESQGVELFKKALKKNMGTIAMKPMAGGAFTKQKLSLKYIINSNLINVAIPGMDSIEQVVENASVGECSEPLTIEEQEELNKEVEILGNDFCRRCGYCKPCPEGIDIPSVFLFEGYVTRYNLPEYGRNKYEAMPIKATACVRCRKCEGKCPYNLPIVDKLKHAVETFKNL, via the coding sequence ATGAAAAAAGTATTGCTGGGGAATACAGGAATGTATGTTTCTGTCATAGGTTTTGGAGGAATACCAATCCAAAGAGTTGATCAGGAATATGCAACAAAACTTATAATAGAAGCGAAAAACAGAGGAATTAACTTTATTGATACTGCTCAGGGATATACGGTAAGTGAAAAATACATTGGAAATGCACTAAAAGAAGCAGGAAGAGAAAATTTTTACATAGCAACAAAATCTATGAGCTATGACTACAATTCTATGAAAAAAGCTATAGAGAAAAGCTTAAGTGACATGCAGCTTGATTATATTGATTTGTTTCAAGTTCACAATGTGGGCAAGCAGGAGCAGCTTGACATGGTGCTTTCAGAAGATGGAGCACTTAAGGCATTGCTTGAAGCAAAAGAACAGGGACTAATAAAACACATAGGTATAACCGGACACCTTAAGGAACTTATGATGAAAGCAATAGAACATGATGAATTTGAAACAATACAATTTCCTTTTAATCCTGTAGAATCGCAGGGTGTAGAGTTATTTAAAAAAGCACTGAAAAAGAATATGGGCACTATAGCTATGAAACCAATGGCCGGAGGTGCATTTACCAAACAAAAATTATCTTTAAAATATATTATTAACAGTAATCTTATTAATGTTGCAATACCAGGTATGGATTCAATTGAGCAGGTTGTTGAAAATGCATCTGTAGGTGAATGTTCAGAGCCTCTCACAATTGAAGAGCAAGAAGAGTTGAACAAGGAAGTTGAAATTTTAGGAAATGATTTTTGCAGACGATGTGGTTATTGCAAACCATGTCCTGAAGGAATAGATATTCCCAGTGTTTTTCTTTTTGAAGGATATGTTACAAGGTATAATTTGCCAGAGTATGGCAGAAACAAGTATGAAGCTATGCCGATCAAGGCTACCGCATGTGTAAGGTGCAGAAAATGTGAAGGAAAATGCCCGTACAATCTTCCTATTGTGGATAAACTTAAGCATGCTGTAGAAACATTTAAAAATCTATAA